The following are encoded in a window of Peromyscus maniculatus bairdii isolate BWxNUB_F1_BW_parent chromosome X, HU_Pman_BW_mat_3.1, whole genome shotgun sequence genomic DNA:
- the LOC143270770 gene encoding melanoma antigen preferentially expressed in tumors-like — protein sequence MDAKNPKTLLDLAIQSLLRNESVAIQALEDMPRVFFVPLFIAAFEGGHKNTLLEMVKVWPYYCLHIGSLTVQEPQHELLKAMIENLPVCPSKNSASRRPKLRILDLRQDNDCRTTCHEDSIKEPFCSHSCAYSDSSILKIEGQHRFVNTESMVQFPRPVELLLDLSLDGSLVEKEFLVLLTSKIRESSGSLHICCRDLQVDKLCDSKCTLNFLDLNCVGQLSIDMGSLSDITNVLSQMDHLESLSLSKVTFRSLGGKVFKNFLGHLQRMNTLKEVSFSSFCLTGHLDRVLRVLPPGLNFLYLTFCDLSHRDFRFLAQSPQVSRLKLLNLSNNPMYWDDFEPFQTLLVNLSGTLRHLEMNHCLINDIAISVLIPALIRCTQLRVLCFASNPITMPMLVTIMNNLTPLKNLKYVIYPIPVHCYELWPFQGSLDRRKLAIVQLQLKVMLALAERPDMNWITYLE from the exons ATGGATGCAAAGAACCCAAAGACACTGTTGGATCTCGCTATACAGAGTCTGCTGAGAAATGAGTCTGTAGCAATCCAAGCTCTGGAGGATATGCCAAGAGTCTTTTTTGTTCCACTGTTCATTGCTGCCTTTGAGGGTGGGCATAAGAATACATTGCTTGAGATGGTGAAAGTGTGGCCCTATTACTGTCTCCATATTGGGTCATTAACTGTACAGGAGCCTCAACATGAACTCCTGAAAGCCATGATTGAGAATCTTCCAGTGTGTCCTTCAAAGAACTCTGCTTCTAG GAGACCTAAACTGAGGATCCTAGATTTAAGGCAAGACAACGACTGTAGGACCACATGCCATGAAGACAGCATCAAGGAACCTTTCTGTTCTCATTCTTGTGCTTATTCTGACAGCTCTATCCTGAAAATAGAAGGGCAGCATCGTTTTGTAAATACAGAGTCCATGGTTCAGTTCCCCAGGCCTGTAGAGTTACTACTGGATCTTTCCCTAGATGGCTCCTTAGTGGAAAAggaatttttggttttgcttacaAGTAAAATTAGGGAGAGTTCAGGGTCTTTGCACATATGCTGTCGAGATTTGCAAGTTGATAAACTGTGTGACAGCAAATGCACCCTGAATTTTCTTGATCTCAACTGTGTTGGTCAGTTGTCAATTGATATGGGTTCGCTGAGTGATATCACCAATGTCCTGTCTCAGATGGACCACCTAGAGAGCCTCAGTCTGTCTAAAGTCACTTTTAGATCTCTGGGTgggaaagtctttaaaaatttccTCGGTCACTTGCAACGTATGAACACCCTTAAGGAAGtcagcttctcttcattctgtcTCACAGGTCATCTGGACAGAGTGCTCAG AGTCCTGCCACCAGGTCTGAATTTCTTGTATCTGACATTCTGTGATCTTTCGCACAGAGACTTCAGATTTCTGGCCCAGAGCCCTCAGGTCTCCCGCCTAAAGCTGCTGAATCTTAGCAACAACCCAATGTATTGGGATGATTTTGAGCCTTTTCAAACTCTTCTGGTAAATCTCTCTGGTACTCTTCGGCATCTAGAGATGAATCATTGCCTTATAAATGATATTGCAATCTCTGTCCTTATTCCTGCCCTGATTCGTTGTACTCAACTCCGTGTCCTGTGCTTTGCTTCTAACCCCATCACAATGCCTATGCTTGTGACTATCATGAATAATTTAACACCCTTGAAGAATCTAAAATATGTGATTTATCCCATCCCTGTACATTGCTATGAACTGTGGCCTTTTCAGGGCAGTTTAGACCGAAGGAAGCTTGCTATTGTTCAACTACAGTTGAAGGTGATGTTAGCACTTGCAGAGAGGCCTGACATGAACTGGATCACTTACTTAGAATAA